A single region of the Brachypodium distachyon strain Bd21 chromosome 3, Brachypodium_distachyon_v3.0, whole genome shotgun sequence genome encodes:
- the LOC100829720 gene encoding disheveled-associated activator of morphogenesis 2, which yields MRRFLTHLHRHSHRLLPPPPPSRIPTSKVNLPFLLSRRLLSDDASPPASAPPPSPPPSAAPPPPPPPSAVDVPNEELKRRLESYYKVDDELELSSVAEAVLERKLADAHSETDDDLIEELRSKPLPEVRDRDFESDFEEMHDTDEELTDLYNARQHVEKKMKSDEFYSMDDTKWDEMIKEATDKGHLRNMKECEDILEDMLHWDKLLPDEIKQKVEAKFNELGDMCERRELEPEQAYELFKEFEDKMVSECTELMEAETPTVDEFSQTDNKNVKLNDPPGEGPVLRWESRIVFTPGGDAWHPKNRKVKLSVTVKELGLSRHAFRRLREVVGKRYNSGKDELTITSERFDHREENRKDCLRTLYALVEDAMKADQLADNARNAYVKDRLKANSRFMDRLKTKTQELRLAA from the exons ATGAGGCGCTTCCTCAcccacctccaccgccactcccaccgcctcctcccgcctccgccgccgtctcgtATCCCCACCAGCAAGGTCAACCTCCCTTTCCTCCTGTCCCGTCGCCTCCTCTCCGACGACGCCTCGCCCCCAGCCTCCGCGCCACCGCCTTCCCCACCTCCGTCTgccgcgccaccgcctccccctcctccatcCGCCGTCGACGTCCCAAACGAAG AGTTGAAGCGGAGGTTGGAGTCTTACTACAAGGTGGATGATGAGTTGGAGCTATCGTCCGTTGCCGAGGCTGTTCTAGAGCGCAAGCTTGCAGATGCGCACAGTGAGACCGACGATGACCTTATTGAGGAGCTGCGGAGCAAGCCGCTCCCCGAGGTCCGTGATCGGGACTTTGAGTCCGACTTCGAGGAGATGCATGACACCGATGAGGAGCTGACCGACCTATACAATGCGAGACAGCATGTTGAGAAAAAGATGAAGAGCGATGAGTTCTATAGCATGGATGACACCAAGTGGGATGAGATGATCAAGGAAGCAACAGACAAGGGCCACCTGCGTAACATGAAGGAGTGTGAGGATATCCTCGAGGACATGCTCCACTGGGATAAGCTACTACCTG ATGAAATAAAGCAAAAGGTGgaggccaaatttaatgagtTGGGAGACATGTGTGAGAGGAGGGAGCTTGAACCTGAGCAGGCTTATGAGCTATTCAAAGAATTTGAGGATAAGATGGTCTCAGAGTGCACAGAACTAATGGAAGCAGAGACACCAACTGTAGATGAATTTTCTCAAACTGATAATAAGAATGTTAAGTTGAATGATCCACCTGGTGAAGGACCTGTTCTCAGGTGGGAGTCACGTATTGTATTTACTCCTGGTGGCGATGCATGGCAtccaaaaaatagaaaagttAAACTCAGTGTAACTGTCAAGGAATTGGGTCTTTCACGGCATGCTTTCCGTCGATTACGTGAAGTTGTTGGAAAGAGGTATAATTCAGGAAAGGATGAGCTCACAATAACCAGCGAAAG GTTTGATCATCGAGAAGAGAACAGAAAAGATTGCTTGAGGACACTGTATGCTCTAGTGGAAGATGCTATGAAAGCTGACCAGTTGGCTGATAATGCTAGAAACGCTTACGTTAAAGACAGACTTAAGGCTAATTCTCGGTTCATGGACCGTCTGAAGACGAAGACACAGGAATTGAGGCTAGCTGCATAA
- the LOC100824201 gene encoding vacuolar protein sorting-associated protein 45 homolog yields the protein MVLIPLVRDYIDRMLHDISGMKVLVLDPETVGMVSVVYSQSDLLKKEVFLVETVDDASSSKASMAHLKAVYFLRPSSENVQKLRRHLAAPRFAECHLFFSNILKIPQIQVLADSDEQEVVQQVQEFYADFCAIDPFHFTLNIHNNHIYMLRTVVDPPGMQSFCDRAVDGIASVFLALKRRPVIRCQRTSDVAKRIAQETARLMYEQESGLFDFRRTENSSLLLVIDRRDDPVTPLLNQWTYQAMVHELIGIENNKVDLKEFANVPKDQQEVVLSAVQDDFFRANMFENFGDLGMNVKRMVDDFQHLSKSSQNFQSIGDMAKFVANYPEYRKTHGNVTKHVALVSEMSRMVEERKLMQVSQTEQELACTSGQAAAFEAVTSLLNNQNVSDIDRLRLVMLYALRYEKESPVQLMQLFNKLASRSAKYKSGLVQFLLKQAGVDKRTGDLYGNRDLLNIARNMARGLKGVENVYTQHQPLLFQTMEGIVKGRLRDADYPLVGNHFQQGRPQDVVIFIVGGTTYEEARSVALYNAANPGVRFFLGGSVVLNSKRFLEDLGEAQRILKSSTLV from the exons ATGGTGCTCATCCCTCTCGTCCGCGACTACATCGACCGGATGCTCCACGACATCTCCGGCATGAaggtcctcgtcctcgacccCGAAACC GTGGGGATGGTCAGCGTGGTGTACAGCCAGTCGGATCTGCTGAAGAAGGAGGTGTTCCTCGTGGAGACGGTCGACGACGCCTCCAGCTCCAAGGCGTCCATGGCGCACCTCAAGGCCGTCTACTTCCTCCGCCCGTCCTCCGAAAACGTCCAGAAGCTACGACGCCACCTCGCTGCCCCGCGCTTCGCCGAGTGCCACCTCT TCTTCTCCAATATATTGAAGATTCCACAGATTCAGGTGCTTGCTGATTCTGATGAGCAGGAGGTTGTGCAGCAAGTTCAG gaGTTCTATGCCGACTTTTGTGCCATTGATCCCTTCCATTTCACTCTGAATATACACAATAACCACATCTACATGCTTCGAACGGTGGTGGATCCTCCTGGTATGCAAAGCTTCTGTGACCGAGCTGTTGATGGCATCGCTTCTGTCTTCCTGGCTCTGAAGCGCCGACCTGTTATTAGATGCCAAAGGACATCGGATGTTGCAAAAAGGATTGCGCAAGAAACTGCG AGGTTGATGTATGAGCAGGAAAGTGGCCTGTTTGATTTCAGACGAACCGAGAACTCTTCCTTATTGTTAGTGATAGACAGAAGGGATGATCCTGTTACCCCGTTACTTAACCAGTGGACATATCAG GCAATGGTTCATGAGCTTATTGGAATCGAGAACAATAAAGTGGATCTTAAGGAATTCGCTAATGTCCCTAAAGACCAGCAG GAGGTGGTTCTATCAGCGGTACAGGATGATTTTTTTAGAGCTAACATGTTTGAGAATTTTGGGGACCTTGGTATGAACGTCAAAAGAATGGTAGATGACTTTCAACATCTTTCAAAAAGCAGCCAAAATTTTCAGAGTATAG GTGATATGGCAAAATTTGTGGCCAACTACCCTGAATATCGGAAGACACATGGAAATGTAACAAAGCATGTCGCTTTAGTGAGCGAGATGAGCAGAATGGTGGAGGAAAGGAAGCTTATGCAAGTTTCACAGACGGAGCAAGAGCTAGCATGTACAAGTGGACAAGCCGCAGCCTTTGAG GCTGTTACTTCCTTGCTTAACAATCAAAATGTATCTGATATTGACCGTCTACGACTTGTAATGCTCTACGCCTTGCGGTATGAAAAAGAGAGTCCAGTCCAGTTGATGCAACTTTTCAACAAATTGGCTTCTCGTTCTGCTAAATACAAGTCAGGG CTTGTTCAGTTTCTCCTTAAGCAGGCTGGTGTTGACAAGAGAACTGGCGACTTGTATGGGAATCGTGACCTATTGAACATTGCTCGCAACATGGCTCGTGGACTTAAG GGTGTTGAGAATGTATACACCCAGCACCAGCCTCTGCTCTTCCAAACAATGGAAGGAATCGTGAAGGGGCGATTACGGGATGCTGACTATCCACTTGTTGGCAATCATTTCCAGCAGGGCAG GCCTCAAGACGTGGTGATATTCATTGTTGGCGGGACAACTTATGAGGAAGCAAGATCAGTAGCCCTTTATAATGCAGCAAATCCTGGAGTTCGTTTCTTCCTTGGAGGTTCGGTGGTTCTAAATTCAAAGAG ATTTCTTGAAGACTTGGGAGAGGCACAAAGAATATTGAAATCAAGCACCCTAGTATAA
- the LOC100827287 gene encoding SNAP25 homologous protein SNAP33: MSAAKRSFFAPKKKAAADGGHGSSRNPFDSDSDDGGMQQRPARASSVPPPTAAADQRVSLFDGGAEERAGAESGFASSSAASRSRYRNDFRDAGGVEGQSVQELEGYAAYKAEETTQRVHGCVKIAEEMRDTASKTLVTVHQQGQQIRRTHAMAVDIDQDLSRGEKLLGDLGGIFSKKWKPKKNGAIRGPMLTRDDSFIRKGSHLEQRQKLGLSDHPRRSNARQFQSEPTSGLEKVEVEKAKQDDALSDLSDILSDLKGMAIDMGSEIDRQTKDLGHAEKDFDELNFRMKGASARTRRLLGR, translated from the exons ATGAGCGCCGCCAAGAGGTCCTTCTTCGCGCccaagaagaaggccgccgccgatggtGGCCACGGCTCCTCCCGGAACCCCTTCGACTCCGACTCCGACGACGGCGGGATGCAGCAGAGGCCGGCGAGGGCCTCCTCCGTCCCGCcccccaccgccgcggccgacCAGCGGGTCTCCCTcttcgacggcggcgcggaggagagGGCCGGGGCCGAGTCGGGGTTCGCCTCCTCGTCGGCCGCGTCTAGGAGCCGCTACAGGAACGACTtccgcgacgccggcggcgtggAAGGCCAGTCGGTGCAGGAGCTCGAGGGCTACGCCGCGTACAAGGCCGAGGAGACCACGCAGCGGGTACATGGCTGCGTCAAGATCGCCGAGGAGATGAGGGACACCGCATCCAAGACCCTCGTCACTGTCCACCAGCAGGGGCAGCAGATCAGGCGCACGCACGCCATGGCCGTCGACATTGACCAGGATCTATCCAGG GGCGAAAAGCTACTAGGGGATCTTGGGGGTATCTTTTCGAAGAAATGGAAGCCAAAGAAGAATGGTGCAATCAGGGGTCCTATGCTAACCAGAG ATGATTCTTTCATACGGAAGGGCAGCCATTTGGAACAGAGGCAGAAATTGGGACTGTCAGATCATCCACGTAGGTCTAATGCACGCCAATTCCAATCTGAACCAACTTCAGGGCTTGAGAAAGTCGAG GTGGAGAAGGCAAAACAGGACGATGCCCTATCTGATCTTAGTGACATACTGAGCGATCTGAAAGGCATGGCCATTGACATGGGCTCTGAGATTGACAG GCAAACAAAGGATTTGGGTCATGCAGAGAAGGACTTTGATGAACTTAACTTCAGGATGAAGGGAGCGAGCGCTCGAACCCGCCGTCTGCTTGGGCGATAA